The nucleotide window TAAAAATTTCaagataattttgttttgtaacGGGTTAAGAATGGAAgatttgaaaattcctcagatAAAACAATACTAAAATAATCCTTTATAATTAGTACTATATATTATTTGCATTATTACTCACATAAGgatatattctcttttttttaatttaataaatactaTGCGAGAATCACATGTTACGGAACAAAGAAGGAAATTTCTGAAAAATAGTTTCTGAAAACGAAACGTGGAAACTTCCCATCTATGTATTTCCTTTCTTTCCATACAAATTTTGGCAGAAAAGAACATTCAAATTTTCAGTTATATACTAAAGCTGATCAAAGTCATGTACTAACTTCTATTCAGTATAACATGAATGCAACTTTTCTTTTCTGATGTACATCACATGATTTCCTTCACCAAGTAGTCAAAAACTATGTCAGATTCAGTTGACAGTTATCTCGTCCAAATTACTAATGTCCTCTGTGAATTGAGTTTTTGGCTCTAAATCAATGAACTGGTTCGATTTACTAGCTAGGTGTGAAATGCTAACTCTTCCCTGCCGCTTAACATAATCAGCAACAGCTTTCATTTCTTCCTGCGAGATGTATATGTATTTCCCTCTATCATCCATCACACCCGAAAGACGGCCTGGTgctcaaaaataaattaattaggcTTTTGCAGGAATCCACAATATCTAGGACAATAGATGCAAAAAAATCACCATTTCAACAATACATGAATTTTAGTTTTGTGGAACTGAATCTAAGTGACATGATGATCACGGTAATCGTGATTAGAACATTGATCTCCCTAATAGCTGTTATATTCAGCAATAAGCCAAAACACGGAGAGGGGGCCACAGTGCTGTTTTATATAAGCCTAAGCATGTGATAAAAACATATTAACATTTTTGAAATCAGGTACACGATTTAAATTGATTTCCACATATTCAAAAGTTTTCCTTATCCATAACAAAAATTTGGAGTTTACACAGACTTGCAAAAGAAATGCAGTACTTAATTTATTGTAGAAATGCTTACAAATGGAACGATGTCAAGAATGTATAAATTTTAACTTCTTTCAAGATGCATGCAATGAATTTAAGAGCAAGGCTCTTACCCATACTTTCCAGATTGGTGATGCGGTTGATACATTCCTGCATTAGTTGAGCatgttgtcaagaaggaagtccatggaaaaatatataaatgaagGCAAAACTATAACAATTTGATTCATCTACTGATATGTTGCGTTAATGTTGAGTCAAACAAGGTATACATATTGCTTTATTACCTAGAGAGCTTAAAAAGGGATCCAAAACCCATGAAATGTTATGGTGAACAGGATTTTTGTTTCTGGTTTCTTTTTCTGAAAGGAGGGAAGGGAGTAGAGGAAGCCTGACTTTCTAATATATCCTTTCACTTTTCTGTCTTTTGCCTCGCATTAAATTATACTGAGCAGAAATTAGATAGTGGGAATTTAATGGTCAGTAAAGTTGGTGGCTTATGATGTATATGGGTCACCATACACTCTAGTGGCATGCATCACTACGAATAGAAGTATAGGATCAGCTTATGTATAAcctaatattaataatttgtgAATTGGCATGTGTTCTCAGTCAGATATCCTTTTGTAACACTCCAAATCAATAAACTTATCAGCACAGCATAATTATTATGTTATAATGCTTTCTCCCAGTAACACTTATATTACATTTAGTGTAGGAAAAACTAAAGGGGCAACTGATGGAATATAAAGGCTAATTCAGATAAAAGATTAGGAAATAAGGAATACCTGCGTTcgcaatttaaattctgcagCAAGATCTTCTAAGGGAACACATTTCTGCTTCTgaataattgaaaaaacaaaaaagaattagaATAGCTACAAAACCTATATTCAAAGGTGATGCGAATCCTAGTTAATGctgaatatataaattttgacaaATTTAGTAAGGGGGGAAAAGTAAGTGTAGAAAACACAACAGATCAGAGAATAACCTGTATATATTCAACAAAATTGGATAGCAAGTCTTCAGTACCATCCTGTTCTTCTTCAAGGGTACCTTCATCATCAACTGAAAATTCACCTTTCCACTTCTCAAATTCTATTGCCGCAGCCTCCTCCTCCTTAGCCTTCTGAGCTTTGGCTTCCTCTTCCTGTATGAAAGTGAAACACGATAAAGCATATgcattttttcaattaaacGGTAAGAAAGTTAACATCAAATCAGCAACAAGGCTATTAACCCACCAACTGACGCTCCTTTGCCTCACGTTCTTCATCCTTCAACCTCCGCATCTCTGAGTAACGATCTTGTTTGGCCTGCTTCGACTCTCGTGCAGCATCTTCAGCCTTCCAAAAAGATGTAACACAATGCAAATACTActcaaacttcaaaggaaaTGGAAAAACAAGAATTTCAGTCAAATATTCTTCAAAGTCCTTGTATCCAACTCTCGATGATTTACGCATTTGCTTGGGAATTGAAGTACAGATTACATATTCCCAATGCATCTTAAATGCACACAGCACATTTGCTATACAAGGTGGTAACAAGCCACATCAGAAATAACAATCAAGAGAAAAACTAATTCAGTAATTCCTATTGTTTTTAAGTATCAAGATAACTATAGCCGTCTTTTTTGGTCAATATACATGATAAGAAATGGATACCTGTCGGCGAGCTTCCCTCTCTTGCCTTTTAATCTCCTTTTTCTTTGCTGCTCTAGCCTCGTAATTCTCGCCACCAGCAGCTTCATTCTCACTTTCATCGCCAGACTCTGTTTGCATGCCATGTATACAATTGATCATTTGATTTCACAAATGTGTCAAAGTTTCAAGATGCAACATGCATATATGCTTCCAAAACATCGGTGTACACATCAAGTCTTCACATCACATACTAACAGCCTAATGACAAACCGTTCactaaacaaatataaaatccCTAAATAACACCCTAATTCTCCATTCTAATTCGAATTACATCTCCtagaattttaatttacaaaataatTGCATTCAAATGCAAAGAAATACGCCGAAACGCAAGTAAAAATGATTCAGCTCAATCCAAATGTATAACAAACCTTCGGCAGTTGCAGGCGGAGCTGTCGAAGTGCTAGCTCCAGATGCAGCAGGTCTCCGACGCATTCGGCGGTTTCCGGCTGGGCGCACCACCGCTTCTCCCCGGGGAGCCTGAGGATTTCGTTATTACAGTTAATCTAAGCAATCCACTTCTATTTTCAAAAGCTAAATTTTATCGATTCTAGGGTTTTGGATTGTAgatgaaaaaatgaaaagagaataGAAAGAGTGGAGCACCTGGACCGGTTCATCGGCGTGAGGATGTGGTTGAGAATCCTGGCGGCGTTTCCATAAGTACAGTGGAATCAGTGCTACAACCAGAAGCATCGAAAGTATAGCTACGAAGAGTTCCTCCATTGCTGCTGCAGAATCAGCGCAACGTTTTgggattttttttcttctttcctgttttgttatttatttgtttggtgttgggaaaaTTGATTTTCTGACGTTTCGGGAAATTTTATGCATTATGAAACATATACTTCAAATATTGgatgtattttttttgtcaatacaACACCCCCTAGTCATACACATTACATACTCTGTTTCACCGAGATTCAAATCCATGTGGCAGTTTTAGGAGGCAAATATATTTGCCATTAGCACAAGCCTCAGCCACAAATATTGGATGTATTTAGTTGTTGTAACTTAGTTCAGTCATAAATTAGTATTTACAAGTCAttataatcaatttttattttttaatgtgtataaaaattattttggatcACTTGAGAGGTTTATGTACTCGTCCACCTaaataaatatcattttaaattattagcggacaacaaattttaaatttataataaatagatTCTTGATAGATATTTAAAGaaatcttttaaatatattaatacacttgtattttaataaattttaacgttgatcttaattatacattatatatattttttataattaaaatcaataattaaaaattattgaaataccAATATATCGatatactttaaaatttttctatagTTAATTCTTCTATATTTCTAAATTCTTTTATATCTCTAAACACTTTCATTAGGACTCTCCTATCtaccaaaaaagaagaaacctaGTGTTGCTTGGAAGGTTAAAATAGCAATATATCGatatactttaaattttttctatagTTAATTCTTTTGTATTTCTAAACACTTTCATTAGGACTCCCCTATCTACAAAAAAGGAAGAAACCTAGTGTTACTTGAAAGGTTGAGGTGCGTGAGGCGTCAGCCTTGCATCGTAGCAATCGCCTCCCCTTCGAGatattttaattagaatttaagatATTTAATATTGTTAGTCTAAAAAatggttttctaaaaatagCTTCTATTTTGGTCACAAAAAGTAGAGCACCAATTATAAGAAGATAACTTGCCAATTTATAATGGCGAGATGCTACAAATCTATATAACCATGTAACCAAGTTGGCCTAACATAAAAAAAGTTCAATACCATTAAATGAAACGTGAAATATACGCGCCCAATACACACGAAATTGTCCAACACTTTTTCTTCTCCACGCTTCTTTTCACGCTCGTTTACGCACGGaacgtcttcttcttcttcgcgttcctcctttctcctcctcctcctttttcgcattccttcttcttcacgtgttttctccttatcgtcattcttttgttgttgttgctgctatattttttgtcttttcctccttctctctggtgaagaagcagtagaaggtgaggaagaagagttttgaatagtgcagaatgaaccgaacacaTTACTCATTGTGAACCGAAAATAATACAATTGTATAGTAttgagtgaacgaaacataatccattatataaaatcaaattcaaataactcTGCCTACAATTTACATATTATCAATACAATTCAGTACACCTCCAtccatttaattcaattcaaattagcaattgcatttcattcaattcgattcaaaattgaataatccaaactttGTCAGTTTGATTCGTTTCAGAAGAGTGATTCAAATTGCTCTCCTGTTTACCAAAAAATTGTGAACTCCTAAACACtgaaccttaaaccctaaacactaaaaccaGAACGCTAAAAACTGAACCCTGAACCCATAAACTTTAaatccctaaaaccctaaaacctaaaccctaaatcctacactctaaaacctaaaccttaaaccctaaaccttaaacccaaacCCTGAACACTGAACTCTGAACCCTAAatattaaaccctaaaccctgaaccctaccgtaaaccctaaacccctaaaatcctaaacccctaaaccctaaaccctcaaCCATGAACACGGTGAACCGAAATTAATACACGGGGCGAACCGAAAGTTTGAAACACACTAAACCCCTGTACACTGAACCCTGAacccataaactctaaaccctaaaccctgaaattctatcgtcattcttttattgttgttgctgctgtattttttttttttgtcttttcctccttctctctctggtaaagaagcagtagaaggtgaGGAAGAAAAGTTTTGAATAGTGCAaaatgaaccgaacacagtactcaAGGTAAACCGAACACAATACTCATAATAAACCAAAATCTTAGTTATGATGAACTGAAATCTTAATTACGGTAAAACAATTATATAGTGCATAAGGAAGAAAACAGAACATATTAGTCTAATTTTTGTTAGACTCCTTTTTGCGGACTAAACCGAAAACATGAAAGTGATGAACCACCTCTTTAGTACTTACCGAACCGAAAAGTTACTCACGTTTACTCAGAGTTACTCACAATTACTCATAGTTACATATTACCAATTCAATTCAGATGTAGATCACCTCAGTACATTCAATtcacttcaaataaaattaaaaatttcattcCATTAAATTCGATTCAGAATTCAATAATCCTAACCTCATCAAATTGATGCATTTGAGAAGAATCATTAAAATCGCACTCATTCAACTAATTTAAAGTTGatttattcattgtttcaatttaAAAGTACAGATCAAAGAAAAAAACGTAGAAGATGATGAACGACAAAGATAATTACGTTGAATCAATCCAGATCCATAAtgcaaaaaataatacaaaagaaaaaaataacaaatttaattagattgaagaataaaaaagagaagaagaaaaagaagaacgcaAAAGAAATTTACATTGTATAAAAAAGTTTACATTGAGAAACGTTGATAACGCAAAATAAAGATTCGTTATTTAGATTATAAGAGGCACGTGAAATAAAGATTCGTTATTTAGATTATAAGAGGCACGTGTAAAACAAGCGGGAGTATGGAAAGTAGGGGTAAAAATTACATGGATTCCAGCTTTTCTCTTATAATAGTTTATTTAAGAACTTATGACGACTGGTAATTGAtgcaataaatataaaataaaggatAACTTCTTAGGTGCTTCAAATGCCGGTCGTGGCCATGGTGGCGGCTATACGGTCAATAATATAGACACGAAGCCGAAGTCCCACCTGTATTTCGAACTATCTTCCACATTCGCTGTACATTCGTCAATGACTCTATTCAACCCGCACTCACTATTGCAATAATCTTTTAGAAACGATCAACTCATGCAACCATCGGATCATCCCAACAGGGGAATGTTCGGCACATGATACCCATAAGTAAATAAAAACTAACGCATCCAAGAATCCGAATTCCAATATGAATTTAATGTAGTAATGGACTCTCCATAGCTTTGGTTTATTTAAGATAATAGGACTTAAAGTCATAAATTCCATAATCCCACATTACACATTATAAGaaagcacaacataaaaaacaCCAATCACATATATGTATGACTCGCAGCGAGCCAGAAAAGACAAACTCAAGATTCCAGAAGCTCAGAAACCATGAATTTTGATATGCTCCTTCTTCACGATACCAGCCTGTCCACGTCCACACGGGGAGCACAAAAGAAAGGATTTAATCAGGtgaagaattaaaaacaaaaaatattcccACTAATTCATTGGCCACGTTTTCAATGAAACACGCATAAATTAATGTTCACTCACAAGTATCTTCCACCTTACCTTCTACTACGAGTCTATGATAAATATGCAACCATTCAGAACATCACATTATAACCACATAATCAAATAAATTCTGTAGAGATTTGGAAAACAGTTCCAGTGCaaagcaaaatcaaaagaaaataaattctgGAGAAGAATTACCAAAAGCAAAAACAACAAATCCATTATCAGACAAACATGCATACAAAAACAAGCAATTAAGCATGAACAGAACGAGAACGATAACAAACCAGACAAAACCATGGGGGTCATAATAGATTACTAAAAAAAGGTTCAGAAGATCACTTACACAAACTAATTTGGACTATAGACTAACTGCATAACACCAAAGATGGGAGTTATAGTTTACCTGAACTAGAAAGGTAGACACATTCTTCCTCTGATCACCTTGAAGTTGAATAACCTATTCAcagacaaaaatgttatttgaaGCAAGG belongs to Arachis duranensis cultivar V14167 chromosome 8, aradu.V14167.gnm2.J7QH, whole genome shotgun sequence and includes:
- the LOC107462410 gene encoding DDRGK domain-containing protein 1, with the protein product MEELFVAILSMLLVVALIPLYLWKRRQDSQPHPHADEPVQAPRGEAVVRPAGNRRMRRRPAASGASTSTAPPATAEESGDESENEAAGGENYEARAAKKKEIKRQEREARRQAEDAARESKQAKQDRYSEMRRLKDEEREAKERQLEEEAKAQKAKEEEAAAIEFEKWKGEFSVDDEGTLEEEQDGTEDLLSNFVEYIQKQKCVPLEDLAAEFKLRTQECINRITNLESMGRLSGVMDDRGKYIYISQEEMKAVADYVKRQGRVSISHLASKSNQFIDLEPKTQFTEDISNLDEITVN